One region of Colius striatus isolate bColStr4 chromosome 4, bColStr4.1.hap1, whole genome shotgun sequence genomic DNA includes:
- the ZBTB14 gene encoding zinc finger and BTB domain-containing protein 14 yields MEFFISMSETIKYNDDDHKTVFLKTLNEQRLEGEFCDIAIVVEDVKFRAHRCVLAACSTYFKKLFKKLEVDSSSVIEIDFLRSDIFEEVLNYMYTAKISVKKEDVNLMMSSGQILGIRFLDKLCSQKRDVSSPEENTQSKSKYCLKINRPMGEPNDTQDDEVEEIGDHDDSPSDVTVEGTPPSQEDGKSPTTTLRVQEAILKELGSEEVRKVNCYGQEVEPMETTESKDLGSQTPQALTFNDGISEVKDEQTPGWTTAAGDMKFEYLLYGHREHIVCQACGKTFSDEARLRKHEKLHTADRPFVCEMCTKGFTTQAHLKEHLKIHTGYKPYSCEVCGKSFIRAPDLKKHERVHSNERPFACHMCDKAFKHKSHLKDHERRHRGEKPFVCSSCTKAFAKASDLKRHENNMHSERKQVTAANSIQSETEQLQAAAMAAEAEQQLESIACS; encoded by the exons ATG GAGTTTTTCATCAGTATGTCTGAAACCATTAAGTATAATGATGATGATCACAAAACTGTGTTCTTGAAAACGTTAAATGAACAACGTTTGGAAGGAGAATTTTGTGACATAGCTATTGTGGTTGAAGATGTTAAATTCAGAGCCCATAGGTGCGTGCTTGCTGCCTGCAGTACTTACttcaaaaagcttttcaaaaaaCTGGAAGTTGATAGTTCGTCAGTAatagaaatagattttcttcGTTCTGATATTTTTGAGGAAGTTCTCAATTACATGTATACTGCGaagatttctgttaaaaaagagGATGTGAATTTGATGATGTCTTCAGGCCAGATTCTGGGTATTCGATTTCTGGATAAACTCTGCTCTCAAAAACGTGATGTATCTAGTCCTGAAGAAAACACACAGTCCAAGAGCAAGTACTGTCTAAAAATAAACCGTCCTATGGGGGAACCTAATGATACTCAAGATGATGAAGTGGAAGAAATTGGTGATCATGACGATAGTCCATCAGATGTGACAGTGGAAGGAACTCCCCCAAGTCAGGAAGACGGGAAATCGCCTACCACTACCCTTAGAGTGCAAGAAGCTATTCTAAAAGAATTGGGAAGCGAAGAGGTTCGAAAAGTAAACTGCTATGGCCAAGAAGTAGAGCCTATGGAAACGACAGAATCAAAAGACTTAGGATCTCAGACCCCTCAGGCTTTGACGTTCAATGATGGCATAAGTGAAGTGAAAGATGAACAGACACCAGGCTGGACCACAGCAGCTGGGGACATGAAGTTTGAGTACTTGCTGTACGGTCACAGGGAACACATTGTTTGTCAGGCTTGTGGTAAGACGTTTTCTGATGAAGCGCGACTGAGAAAACATGAGAAGCTACACACTGCTGATAGGCCGTTTGTTTGTGAAATGTGTACAAAGGGCTTTACCACGCAAGCCCATTTGAAAGAGCACCTGAAAATACACACAGGTTACAAGCCTTACAGTTGCGAGGTATGTGGGAAGTCTTTTATTCGTGCTCCAGATCtaaaaaaacatgaaagagTTCACAGTAATGAGAGGCCGTTCGCATGCCACATGTGTGATAAAGCTTTCAAGCACAAGTCCCATCTGAAAGACCATGAAAGACGCCACCGAGGAGAGAAACCTTTTGTTTGCAGTTCCTGCACTAAGGCATTTGCTAAAGCATCTGATTTGAAAAGGCATGAGAACAATATgcacagtgaaagaaaacaagttacTGCAGCCAATTCCATCCAGAGTGAAACAGAACAGTTGCAGGCAGCAGCTATGGCTgctgaagcagagcagcagttaGAAAGTATAGCTTGTAGTTAA